A single window of Nicotiana tomentosiformis chromosome 1, ASM39032v3, whole genome shotgun sequence DNA harbors:
- the LOC104096339 gene encoding scopoletin glucosyltransferase-like: MSHRHFFFFPLMAHGHMIPTLDMAKLVASRGVKATIITTPLNESVFSNSIQRSKQVGIEIDIRLIKFQAVENGLPEGCERLDLIPSDDLLNNFSTATTMMQEPFEQLLQECRPNCLVSDMFLPWTADSADKFNIPRLVFHGTSYFALCVADSIRHYTPFKNVSSDSETFAVPNLPNQIKLTRTQLSPFDRIEEEESMSPVIKALRDSGLKGHGIVFNSFYELEPDYAEHYTKVLGRKTWAIGPLSLCNRDSDDKAERGKKSSIDKHECMKWLDSKKSSSVVYICFGSVAIFTATQMRELAMGIEASGQEFIWVVRIELDNEDWLPEGFEERIKEKGLIIRGWAPQLLILDHKAVGAFVTHCGWNSTLEGISAGVPVVTWPVFGEQFFNEKLVTEVLRTGVGVGSVQWKRIASEGVKREAISKAIKQVMESEEAEGFRNRAEEYKEMARQAVEEGGSSYSGLTSLLQDIQVIKKRFVPNHSTSTSPNRYDHQSRAKKENMHRMYIIFVIFGALFLYAYLIVIVSLHLIVISLFLYAYSVG; encoded by the coding sequence ATGAGTCATCgccattttttcttctttcctcTGATGGCTCATGGCCACATGATTCCTACGCTTGATATGGCCAAGCTCGTCGCTTCTCGTGGTGTTAAGGCCACCATAATCACCACACCTCTCAATGAATCAGTTTTCTCCAACTCTATTCAAAGAAGCAAGCAAGTGGGAATTGAAATTGACATCCGTTTGATCAAATTTCAAGCTGTTGAGAACGGCTTGCCTGAAGGATGTGAGCGCCTTGATCTCATCCCTTCCGATGACTTGCTAAATAACTTCTCCACGGCTACAACTATGATGCAAGAACCATTTGAGCAGCTTCTTCAAGAATGCCGCCCCAATTGTCTTGTTTCTGATATGTTCCTTCCTTGGACTGCTGACAGTGCAGACAAATTTAACATTCCAAGATTGGTTTTTCATGGCACAAGCTACTTTGCACTTTGTGTCGCTGATAGCATCAGGCATTATACGCCTTTCAAGAATGTCTCCTCTGATTCCGAAACTTTTGCTGTACCGAATTTGCCTAACCAGATCAAGCTGACTAGAACACAGTTATCCCCATTTGATCGAATCGAGGAAGAGGAAAGTATGTCCCCAGTGATAAAAGCACTCAGAGATTCTGGCTTGAAGGGCCACGGAATTGTCTTCAACAGCTTCTATGAGCTTGAACCAGATTATGCTGAACATTACACCAAGGTTCTGGGTAGAAAAACATGGGCTATTGGCCCACTTTCTCTGTGCAACAGGGACAGTGATGATAAAGCTGAAAGAGGGAAGAAATCCTCTATTGACAAACACGAGTGCATGAAatggcttgattcgaaaaaatcaAGTTCCGTTGTTTACATTTGTTTCGGAAGCGTAGCAATTTTCACTGCAACACAAATGCGTGAACTAGCTATGGGAATTGAAGCTTCTGGACAAGAATTCATTTGGGTTGTTAGAATAGAACTAGACAACGAAGATTGGTTGCCCGAAGGATTCGAggaaagaataaaagaaaaaggtttAATCATAAGAGGATGGGCACCCCAATTGTTAATTCTTGATCACAAAGCTGTGGGAGCTTTTGTTACGCATTGCGGATGGAATTCAACGCTGGAAGGAATATCGGCAGGGGTGCCAGTGGTGACATGGCCTGTGTTTGGGGAGCAATTCTTCAATGAAAAGTTAGTGACTGAGGTTTTGAGAACTGGGGTTGGTGTTGGTTCGGTTCAATGGAAGAGAATAGCTAGCGAGGGAGTGAAAAGAGAAGCAATATCTAAGGCAATAAAACAGGTCATGGAAAGTGAAGAAGCAGAGGGATTCAGAAACAGAGCCGAAGAGTACAAGGAGATGGCTAGGCAGGCAGTTGAAGAAGGAGGATCATCTTACTCTGGATTAACTAGTTTGCTACAAGACATACAAGTAATTAAGAAACGATTTGTTCCTAATCACTCCACTAGTACAAGTCCAAATAGATATGACCACCAATCAAGAGCCAAAAAAGAAAATATGCATAGGATGTATATCATCTTTGTAATTTTTGGTGCACTCTTTCTATATGCTTATTTAATCGTTATCGTTTCCCTTCATTTAATCGTTATCTCACTCTTTCTATATGCTTATTCAGTCGGATAA
- the LOC104096338 gene encoding CBS domain-containing protein CBSX1, chloroplastic-like: MESILKFSSISPTFVLNSPFLPYMLSSSTRPHTGDPSVAKFRRCLPQAKLSPSLRPASLSSSAANAAATSNSQPPRDGHYTVGDFMTGKEDLHVVKPTTKVGEALEMLVEKRVTGLPVIDDDWNLVGVVSDYDLLALDSISGTGQADTNLFPDVDSTWTTFNEVQKLLSKTNGKVVGDVMTPTPLSVRENTNLEDAARLLLQTKYRRLPVVDVDGKLVGIITRGNVVRAALQIKRTVDTQ, from the exons ATGGAGTCCATTCTCAAATTTAGCTCAATTTCTCCGACTTTTGTCCTCAATTCTCCTTTTTTGCCGTATATGCTCTCTTCTTCCACCCGTCCCCATACAGGAGATCCATCCGTTGCTAAATTTCGTCGATGTTTACCTCAAGCGAAACTTTCTCCATCTCTCCGGCCGGCGTCTCTTTCTTCTTCCGCTGCTAATGCTGCTGCTACTTCGAATTCTCAGCCT CCAAGAGATGGACATTACACAGTTGGTGACTTTATGACTGGGAAAGAAGATTTACATGTAGTAAAACCTACAACTAAAGTTGGTGAAG CCCTTGAGATGCTTGTGGAAAAGAGAGTTACTGGGCTTCCTGTAATTGACGATGACTGGAATTTG GTTGGCGTTGTTTCTGATTATGACCTACTGGCACTTGACTCTATATCAG GAACTGGCCAAGCTGATACAAATCTGTTTCCTGATGTTGACAGTACTTGGACG ACGTTTAATGAGGTTCAGAAGCTACTGAGCAAAACTAATGGAAAAGTTGTTGGCGATGTCATGACACCAACTCCATTGTCTGTCCGTGAAAACACCAACCTTGAAGATGCTGCGAG GTTGTTGCTCCAAACGAAGTACCGGCGGCTGCCTGTTGTTGATGTTGATGGCAAACTG GTTGGGATTATCACAAGGGGCAATGTTGTTAGAGCTGCTCTACAAATAAAACGTACTGTTGATACACAATGA